GGTGGGCCGCCACAGGGACACCGGTGATCGTGACGCACGAGATGATCGGCCGGATGGTCCGCGCGGAACTCAGAGGGCTTGACATCGGGTCCGCGCTCGGCCTGCGCCATCCCCACGACGTCGTGTTCGACATCGACCACGGGGTGGAGACGATCCTCTAGGAGTCGTCGCCCGGCAGCAGATCGGGGCGACGAGTACGAGTGCGCTCGATCTGCTGGTCGCGACGCCACGCGGCGATCGCCGCGTGATTGCCGCTCAGCAGCACCTCGGGCACCGGACGTTCGCGCCACGTCGAGGGCTTCGTGTACGACGGGTACTCCAGCAGCCCGTCTTCGTGAGACTCCTCGACGAGGCTCTCGGGATTGCCGACCACACCGGGGATCAGCCGACCGATGGCCTCGATCATCGCCATCGTCGCGACTTCTCCCCCGTTGAGGACGTAGTCGCCGAGGCTGATCAGGCGCACCTCGCCGAGGGCAGCGGCGTACTCGAACACGCGCTCGTCGATGCCCTCATACCGGCCGCATCCGAAGATCAGGTGTTCGCGGGAGCTGAGATCCCGCGCCGTGGCCTGCGTGAAGACCTCACCGGCAGGCGAGGGGAAGATGATCGTGGGTCTGTTCTGCTCGGCGTCGCCCGCGTGCGCAGCGTCGTCAGGCCGCG
This genomic interval from Microbacterium hydrocarbonoxydans contains the following:
- the trmD gene encoding tRNA (guanosine(37)-N1)-methyltransferase TrmD — its product is MRIDVLSIFPSYFDGLTLSLLGKARSAGILDLTVRDLRDWTSDRHRTVDDTPYGGGAGMVMKPEPWALALDELAARPDDAAHAGDAEQNRPTIIFPSPAGEVFTQATARDLSSREHLIFGCGRYEGIDERVFEYAAALGEVRLISLGDYVLNGGEVATMAMIEAIGRLIPGVVGNPESLVEESHEDGLLEYPSYTKPSTWRERPVPEVLLSGNHAAIAAWRRDQQIERTRTRRPDLLPGDDS